In Antarcticibacterium arcticum, the genomic stretch AAACGGTAACTGTGTCTTCCCCACATAATTGATCTGCCCCCCACATGATAACCTCTCATCCAGTCAAATCTTTTCACTTCGTTATAGGGATGTTTCACATCATCTACAAACCAATGTTTGCTGGCTTCATTCACAGTATAACCTGTCCTGGCCTGTTTCTCCTGTCTTTTAACTTCCTCACGGGGAACTTGTCCTTTGAACTTATAATCCCAGGGATCATCATTCATAGTAGGGTAATCTTCAATGTGTTTTACCATACGGCCTCTTTCAAGCACCAAAGTTTTAAAACCCTTTTCACATAATTCTTTAGCAGCCCAACCGCCACTAATGCCGGTACCTACCACAATAGCGTCATAGGTGTGGTTTTCATAAATTTTACTCACAATCTGGTTATTAGTTAACAATTTGGGTTAAAGTACAAACCCAAATATATCAATTATTGTGTATTATTTTACAGGTTTAAAAAAAAGTATACATTTAAGATTCCTAAAAACCGAAAAATATTTGGATTTAAATTAACCCTATAACTAACCAAAATGAATCAACCTTTGAAAAAAATCCTCTCCTCTTCTCTACTCGCTTTCTTCATGATTACGGCAATATCTTCTTGTAAAAATGAAGTGAAAAATGAATCTCAAACCGCCGGTGAGCAAATTGAGGAAAATGTGGCTGAAGACCTGTTTTTTAAACTTTCCCTGGCTCAATGGTCTTTGAACAAGCCAATTTTTGAAGGAAAAATGGACCCTCTGGATTTTGCAGAAAAGGCAAGCGAGATGGGTTTTGAAGGCATTGAGTATGTGAGTGGGCTTTATAATCCCTGGTTGGAAAAAGCCGGAAATTCACCTGAAGCTTTTCAAAACCTTCTGGACACTCTTAAAAACAGAAGCGAAAGATATAATGTAGAAAATGTTCTAATAATGGTAGATGGCGAAGGGGATCTGGCTACACCTAACGATATGGCAAGAAACCAGGCCGTAGAAAACCATAAAAAATGGGTAGATGCTGCTGAATTTCTTGGGGCGGGTGCTATAAGAGTAAATTTGTTTGGAAGTGAAAAGCCTGAAGAGTGGAAAACAGCTTCTATAGACGGTCTAAAAAAACTCTCTGAATATGCCGCCGGTAAAAATGTAAATGTTGTGGTAGAAAATCATGGGGGCCTTTCTTCAAACGCCGCGTTATTGGTAGAAGTGATCCAGGGCGTAAATATGGAGAATTGTGGAACCCTTCCAGATTTTGGGAATTTTTGTTTAAAGCGTGAAGGCGGTGCCCAATGGGAAGCAACCTGTTTAGAAGACTACCCTAAATATCAGGGAGTAGAAGAAATGATGCCATATGCTAAAGCGGTAAGCGCAAAATCCTATGAGTTTAATGAGAACGGGCAGGAAACTTCTATTGATTACAACAGGATGTTGCAAATAATAAAAGATTCCGGATATACGGGTTATATTGGGGTAGAATTTGAAGGGCAAAATATAAGCGCAGAAGAGGGAATCCTTGCAACAAAACAACTTCTTACAGAAGAAGGAAAACAATTAAACTAAAATTATAGAACCCCACAAATGAAAAATTTAGTACGATTTCAATTGTCTACCATGATGTTCCTCGAATTCTTTATTTGGGGAGGCTGGTTTGTTACTTTGGGAACTTTTCTTGGTAATAATCTTGATGCTACGGGGGGGCAAACCGCCATGGCATTTTCAACACAATCCTGGGGGGCAATAATTGCTCCCTTTATAATAGGACTTATAGCCGACAGATTTTTTAATGCTGAACGAATCCTGGGTATCCTTCACCTTGTGGGGGCTGGCCTGCTATATATGATGTACCAAAGTGATGACTTTGCTACCTTCTATCCCTTTGTCCTTGGATACATGATCATTTACATGCCTACTCTTGCCCTGGTAAATTCAATATCATTTTATCAAATGAATGATCCCGAGAAACAATTCTCCGGCATACGGGTATTTGGAACTTTGGGATGGATAATTGCCGGGTTGGTAATTAGCCTGGTATTTGCATGGGATGCTCCCGAAGCCCTTGCCGCTGGTATGCTTAGATATACTTTTCTTATGGTTGCAATAGCCTCGGCTGTTTTGGGGCTTTTCAGTTTTACACTGCCAAAGACT encodes the following:
- a CDS encoding sugar phosphate isomerase/epimerase family protein yields the protein MKKILSSSLLAFFMITAISSCKNEVKNESQTAGEQIEENVAEDLFFKLSLAQWSLNKPIFEGKMDPLDFAEKASEMGFEGIEYVSGLYNPWLEKAGNSPEAFQNLLDTLKNRSERYNVENVLIMVDGEGDLATPNDMARNQAVENHKKWVDAAEFLGAGAIRVNLFGSEKPEEWKTASIDGLKKLSEYAAGKNVNVVVENHGGLSSNAALLVEVIQGVNMENCGTLPDFGNFCLKREGGAQWEATCLEDYPKYQGVEEMMPYAKAVSAKSYEFNENGQETSIDYNRMLQIIKDSGYTGYIGVEFEGQNISAEEGILATKQLLTEEGKQLN